The following DNA comes from Microbacterium wangchenii.
CGCGGCTGATCGCGCAGCGCGGCCACCAGGTGCTGGGCTCGCTCTCGGAGCTGGGCGTGCCGTCCTTCGCGTTCGTGAACGGCCTGGCGCTCGGCGGCGGGCTGGAGATCGCGCTGAACTCCACCTACCGCACGGTGGATGCCTCGGCCGCGGCAATCGCGCTGCCGGAGGTCTTCCTCGGCATCATCCCGGGCTGGGGCGGCGCATACCTGCTGCCGAACCTCATCGGCATCGAGAACGCGCTCGAGGTGGTCATCTCCAACCCGCTCAAGCAGAACCGCGTGCTCAAGCCGAAGCAGGCGTTCGAGCTGGGGATCATGGACGCCATCTTCCCGGCGTCGAACTACCTCGAAGACTCGCTGCGCTGGGCCGACGGCGTGCTCACCGGCGCCGTCAAGGTCACGCGCAAGAACGAGCCCGGCAAGATCGAGCGCCTCACCAAGTGGCCCATCGCCGTCAAGATGGCCCGCAACATGCTCGAGAGCCGTATCGGCACCGTGCCCCGCTCCCCCTACGTCGCGCTCGATCTGCTCGACAAGGCCAAGAGCGGCACGAAGGCGGAGGGCTTCGCCCGTGAGGACGAGGCTCTCGCCGACCTCATCGTGGGCGACCAGTTCGCCGCATCCATGTATGCGTTCGATCTCGTGCAGAAGCGCGCCAAGCGGCCCGTCGGCGCCCCCGACAAGGCGCTGGCGAAGAAGGTGCAGAAGGTCGGCATCATCGGTGCGGGGCTCATGGCGAGCCAGTTCGCGCTGCTGTTCGTGCGCAAGCTGCAGGTTCCGGTCCTGATCACCGACCTCGACCAGGCGCGCGTGGACAAGGGCGTCGCCTCCGTCCACGAGGAGATCGGCAAGCTCGAGGCCAAGGGCCGGCTGGACGCCGACGGCGCGAACCGTCTGCGTGCGCTCGTGAGCGGCACGACCGACAAGAGCCAGTACGCCGACTGCGACTTCGTCATCGAAGCGGTCTTCGAAGAGGTCGGCGTCAAGCAGCAGGTGTTCGCCGAGATCGAGCCGCTTCTGGCCGAGGACGCGATCCTGGCGACGAACACGTCGTCGCTGTCGGTCGAGGAGATCGGCGCCAAGCTCGCCCACCCCGAGCGCCTGGTCGGCTTCCACTTCTTCAACCCGGTCGCCGTCATGCCGCTGATCGAGATCGTGCGGACGGCGAACACCTCGGATGCGGCGCTGTCGACCGCGTTCGTGGTGGCGCGGACCCTCGGCAAGAATGCGGTGCTCACCGCCGACGCGCCCGGCTTCGTCGTCAACCGGCTTCTGGCGAAGGTCATGGGCGAGGCCGCGCGCGCGGTGTACGAGGGCACCCCGCTCCTGACCGTGGAGAAGGCGTTCGCGCCGCTCGGACTTCCGATGACGCCGTTCCAGCTCATCGACCTCGTCGGCTGGAAGGTCGCCGCGCACGTGCAGGACACGATGGCCACGGCGTTCCCGGAGCGGTTCTTCGCGTCGGAGAACTTCCACCAGCTGGCCGAACTGCCCGAGGTCGTGGAGAAGGACAAGAGCGGCCGCGTCACCGGCTGGACCAAAGCCGCGCAAAAGGTGCTGAAGACCGGCTCCTCCCCCGCATCCGAGGACGCCATCCTGCGCCGCGTGCAGGACGGCCTCGCCCAGGAGATCCGCCTCATGCTGGATGAAGGCGTCGTGCCCGAAGTCGAAGACATCGACCTGTGCCTCATCCTCGGTGCCGGGTGGCCGTTCATCGACGGCGGCGCCTCGCCGTACCTCGACCGGGAGGGCGCGTCGGAGCGCGTGTTCGGCGACACGTTCCACCACCCGCCCATCCGCGGCATCGGCGGCTGAGCAGCACCCGCCGCATCGGCGGCTGAGCAGCATCTGCGAAAGGGCGGCCCTCCGGGGTCGCCCTTTCCCTTTGCCCCGCTCCCCTCCGCCCCACCTTCGCGCCTGTTCGGTGCATCCGCCACGCTTCAAAGCGGCGCGAACGCGCGGAAGTGGCGCGGACGTGTGGCGCGGACGCGGGGCGGGGAAGGGCGTACGGTGCGGGTCAGCGCTCCTGGGCGTCGCGGCGGGTGGCGACGTCGAGCAGCCACACCGGCTCCTGCTCCGTCGGCCGGGCCACCGGGATGCGCGTGCCGAGCACCTGCGAGACAACGTCCTGCGCGATCTTCGCGGCGGTCAGGCCGGCATCCTCCAGCACCTGCTCGCGCGAGGCGTGCGGGATGAACTCGTCGGGAACGCCCAGCTCGTCCACGGCCGTGTCGATGCCCGCTTCGCGGAGCACCTGGCGTACGCGCGTGCCGATGCCACCCACGCGGATGCCGTCCTCGATCGTGATGACGAGGCGATGGCGCCCGGCGAGCTCGACGATCGAGGGCTGCACGGGAATGACCCAGCGCGGGTCGACCACCGTGGCCCCGATGCCCTGCGCGCGCAGGCGCGTCGCGACATCCATCGCGACGTGCGCCATGGGACCGATGCCGATCAGCAGGACGTCTTCCGCATCGGACCGGGCGAGCACGTCGACGCCGTCGGCCAGGCGCTCCAGGGCCGGCAGATCCGGCGCGGCCGCGCCCTTCGGGTAGCGCACGACGGTGGGGGCGTCGTCCACGGCAACGGCCTCGCGCAGCTCCTCCTGCAGGCGTGCGGCATCCCGCGGTGCGGCGATGCGGATGCGGGGCACGAGCTGCAGCATCGCGAGGTCCCAGATGCCGTGGTGGCTCGGGCCGTCGGGGCCGGTGACCCCGGCACGATCCAGCGCGAACGTCACGCCCGCTCCGTGCAGCGCGACGTCCATGAGCACCTGGTCGAAGGCGCGATTCATGAAGGTCGCATAGATCGCGACGACCGGATGTAGCCCACCGAACGCCAGGCCCGCGGCCGATGCCACGGCGTGCTGCTCCGCGATCCCGACGTCGTAGACCCGGTCGGGGAAGCGCTCGGCGAACAGCTGCAGGCCGGTGGGGCGCAGCATGGCGGCGGTCATCGCGATGACGTCCTCACGCTCGCCGCCGATCTCGACGAGCTCACGGGCGAACACATCGGTCCAGTCGTTGCCGCTGCTCGCCGACAGCGGCTCGCCGGTGATGGGATCGATCTTGCCCACCGCGTGGAACTGGTCGGCCTCGTCGCTGAGGGCCGGGGCGTAACCGCGGCCCTTCTCGGTGATCGCGTGCACGATCACCGGCGCACCGTAGGACTTCGCCAGCTCGAGCGTCTCCAGCAGCACCTCGAGATCGTGGCCGTCCACCGGCCCGAGGTACTTGATGTCGAGGTTGGAGTAGAGGGCGGCGTTGTTGGTGAAGCGCGAGAGGAAGCCGCGCGTGCCGCCGCGCACGCCGCGATACAGCGCGCGGGCCGCCGGGCCGAGGCTGCGGAAGAGAGAGTCGGATCCGCGGTGCAGCGTCCGGTAGGCGTCGTTCGTGCGCACGCGGTTGAGGTAGCGTGCCATCCCGCCGATGGTCGGCGCGTAGGAGCGCCCGTTGTCGTTGACGACGATGACGAGGTTGCGGTCGTTGTCATCGGTGATGTTGTTGAGCGCCTCCCACGTCATGCCGCCGGTGAGAGCGCCATCGCCCACGACCGCCACCACATGACGGTCATGGCGTCCCGTGCGGCTGAACGCACGGGAGACGCCGTCGGCCCAGCTCAGTGAACTGGATGCGTGGGAGGACTCCACGACGTCATGCGGGCTCTCGGAGCGCTGGGGGTAGCCGGCCAGGCCGCCGCGCGAGCGCAGACGGGAGAAATCCTGCCGCCCGGTGAGGAGCTTGTGGACGTAGGACTGGTGGCCGGTGTCGAAGATGATCGGATCCGCCGGCGAGTCGAAGACGCGGTGCAGGGCGATCGTGAGCTCGACCATGCCGAGGTTCGGACCCAGGTGTCCGCCCGTGCGGGAGACGTTCTCGACCAGGAACGCCCGGATCTCCGCGCTCAGCTGCTGGAGCTGGGTGAGATCCAGCGCGTCGATGTCACGGGGACTCGTGATGGTGGGCAGCAGCTCCATGGGATCCTTCTCCGACCGGTCGCAGCGCCGGGGCGCCGTCCTCCGAGTTTAGCCGCGCGCCCCTGTACGGGGCCTGCGCGGCGCACGAGCGGCCCGGCGTGTACGATCTGCGCCCACCCCTCCGGGGATACGGAAGCGGCCCCGAGGTCTCCCCCGGGGCCGCGTCGTGCGGGACTCAGACCAGTGAGCGCAGCACGTACTGCAGGATGCCGCCGTTGCGGTAGTAGTCCGCTTCACCGGGCGTGTCGATGCGGACGATCGCGTCGAACTCGACCGTCTCCTTGCCCTCGGGCGAGAACTCGCTCGGCTCGGCCGTGACGCGCACCGTCTTGGGCGTGACGCCCTCGTTCAGCTGCTCGAGGCCCTGGATGGAGACGATCTCGGTGCCGTCCAGGCCCAGCGACGACCAGCTCTCGCCGGCCGGGAACTGCAGCGGGACGACGCCCATACCGATGAGGTTGGAGCGGTGGATGCGCTCGAAGCTCTCGGTGATGACCGCCTTCACGCCCAGGAGGCTCGTGCCCTTGGCCGCCCAGTCGCGCGACGAGCCGGAGCCGTACTCCTTGCCGCCGAACACCACGAGGGGCGTGCCCTGCGCGGCGTAGTTCTGGCAGGCGTCGTAGATGAACGACTGCGGGCCGCCGGGCTGGGTGAAGTCGCGCGTGTAGCCGCCCTCCACGATGGCGCCGTCGTTGACCGCGCGCACCAGCTCGTTCTTGAGGCGGATGTTCGCGAAGGTGCCGCGGATCATCACCTCGTGGTTGCCTCGGCGCGATCCGTAGGAGTTGAAGTCCTTGCGGTCCACGCCGTGCTCGGCCAGGTAACGGCCCGCGGGGCTGTCGACCTTGATGTTGCCGGCCGGGCTGATGTGGTCGGTCGTGACCGAGTCACCCAGAGCCGCCATGACGCGCGCGCCGGTGATGTCGCGCACGGGGGTGAGCTCCATCGTCATGCCCTCGAAGTACGGGGGCTTGCGCACGTAGGTGGATGCCTCGTCCCACTCGAACACGTCACCGGTGGGCGTGGGCAGGTTCTGCCAGCGCTCGTCACCCTCGAAGACCGTCGCGTACTGACGCGTGAACATGTCCTCGTTGATCGACGAGTCGATCGTCGCCTGCACCTCGGCGGCGTCGGGCCAGATGTCCTTGAGGAAGACGTCGTTGCCCTCGGTGTCCTTGCCCAGCGGATCGGTCTCGAAGTCGAAGTTCATCGAGCCGGCGAGGGAGTACGCGATCACCAGGGGTGGCGACGCGAGGTAGTTCATCTTCACGTCGGGGTTGATGCGTCCCTCGAAGTTGCGGTTGCCCGAGAGCACCGCGGTGACCGCGAGGTCGTTCTCGTTGATCGCGGTCGAGACCTCTTCGATGAGCGGTCCCGAGTTGCCGATGCAGGTCGTGCAGCCGTATCCGACGGTGTAGAACCCGAGGTCTTCGAGGTCCTGCGTGAGGCCGGCCTTCTCGTAGTAGTCGGTGACGACCTTCGATCCGGGCGCGAGGGTGGTCTTCACCCACGGCTTGGCCTTCAGGCCCTTCTTGACCGCGTTGCGAGCCAGCAGGCCCGCGGCGAGCATGACCGAGGGGTTGGAGGTGTTGGTGCACGAGGTGATCGCCGCGATCGTGACGGCGCCGTGGTCGAGCATGAAGGACTCCCCGCCCTCCAGTGTCACCTTCGTCGGCTTCGAGACCGTGGAGGGTGCGTGGCTGAGCGACTGGGCGTCGTGCTCGTGCTGATGGCTGACCTCCGAGGGCGGCTCGCCCTGGCTGGTCTCGTCCTGCGGTGTGAAGCCGATGGGGTCCGAGGCCGGGAAGGTTCCTTCCACCGCCGCATCCACCGGCGTGTGCGCGCCGGGCTCGGCGTAGTCGAGCAGATCGTGCTCGAACTGCTCCTTGGAGCGGGACAGCTCGATGCGATCCTGCGGGCGCTTGGGGCCAGCGATGGAGGGGACGACCGTGGACAGGTCCAGCTCCATGTACTCGCTGAACACCGGCTCGACGGCCGGGTCGTGCCACAGGTGCTGCTCCTTGGCGTATGCCTCGACGAGGGCGACCTGCTCCTCGCTGCGGCCGGTCAGGCGCAGGTAGTCGAGGGTCACGTCGTCGACGGGGAACATCGCCGCGGTGGAGCCGAACTCCGGGCTCATGTTGCCGATCGTGGCGCGGTTGGCCAGCGGGACGGATGCGACGCCCTCGCCGTAGAACTCCACGAACTTGCCCACCACGCCGTGCTTGCGGAGCATGTCGGTGATCGTGAGGACGACGTCGGTGGCGGTGACGCCCATGGGGATCGCGCCGGTGAGCTTGAACCCGACGACCCGCGGGATCAGCATCGACACGGGCTGGCCGAGCATCGCGGCCTCGGCCTCGATGCCGCCGACGCCCCAGCCCAGCACGCCCAGGCCGTTGACCATCGTGGTGTGCGAGTCGGTGCCCACGCACGTGTCGGGGTAGGCGCGCAGGACGCCGTCGACGGTGCGGTCGTAGACGACCTTGGCGAGGTGCTCGATGTTCACCTGGTGCACGATGCCGGTGCCGGGCGGGACGACCTTGAAGTCGTCGAACGCCGTCTGGCCCCAGCGGAGGAACTGGTACCGCTCTCCGTTGCGCTCGTACTCGATCTCGACGTTGCGCTCGAGGGCGTTGGGGGTGCCGAACAGGTCGGCGATCACCGAGTGGTCGATGACCATCTCGGCGGGCGAGAGGGGGTTGATGCGCGAGGGGTCTCCACCCAGCGCCGCGACGGCCTCACGCATCGTGGCGAGGTCGACGATGCACGGCACGCCGGTGAAGTCCTGCATGACCACGCGGGCCGGCGAGAACTGGATCTCGGTGTCGGGTTCTGCCGCGGCATCCCACGATCCCAGTGCCCGGATCTGCTCCGCCGTCACGTTCGCGCCGTCTTCGGTGCGGAGCAGGTTCTCCAGCAGCACCTTGAGGCTGAACGGGAGCTTCTCGTAGCCCTCGACGGTGTCGATGCGGAAGATCTCGTAGTCGGTGCTGCCGACCGTCAGGGTGCTTTTCGCACCGAAGCTGTCAACCGTGGACACGTTCGTCTCCTTCGTCGGCGGATGCGGGGGCGAACCCGCCCTCTTCATCTTCCCCGCCGCATGTCGCGGCGGCTAGGAAGGCTGTCCTAACCGGGAAGACGAGAGAATTTATCTCGATGTCAAGATAAATGTATCAGGTTTGCCGCGGCGGGTAGAGCGTCCGGACGGCAAGCCACGTGACCGCCACGAGCGGCGCGAACAGCGGTAGGCCCATGATGATCTTCAGGGTTCCCAGCGCGGTGACGTCGCCGGCGAAGTAGAGCGGGAGCTGCACCGCCAGGCGCGCGAAGAACAGCGCCGCCCACGCCACCGACAGCCAGAAGAACACGCGGCGTTTGCGCGGCTCGCCCCGCCAGCGCGTGCCCTCGTTCATGAGGAAGCCGACGGCCAGTCCGATCAGCGGCCACCCGATGAGGGCGGAGACGAGGAAGGCGGTGCCGTAGGCGCCGTTGGTGATGAAGCCGAAGACGAAGTTGTCCTGACCGCGTCCGGTCAGAAGGGCGAGCCCCGCCGCGGCGGCCGTGGCGACGAGGCCGCCCAGAGCTGCGCTGGCGGGCGACCGCTGCGCGAGCCGGATGACGCTGAACACCACGGCGATCCCGACCGAGACGCCGAGGCTCAGCCAGAGGTTCCCCTGCCCCGCGCGATCGTCGTAGGTCAGCGTGAACAGCACGACGAACGCGAGGCTGGGCAGGACGGATTCGAGGATGCCGCGCCATCCGCCCATCGCGGTCCACACGGCGGCGCCCGTGGACTCCGCGCCCTCGGCATTCAGGCCCGCTGCCCGGGCCGCCGCCTGACCGAGCGCCGTACGCAGCGCCTCGGAGGCGGGGGGCGGGATGTCGGGCGTGGATGCGCCGGCGCCGCTGTCTGCGCGCCCGTGCGGCCGCTCGGAGTCGGTCACGCCGAACCCGGCACGGCGGGCATCTTCAGCGGGATCAGATCGCGCGGCGGCATGGGGGCGCTCCCGCGCACCACGACGATCGAGCGGAACAGGTCCTCGACCTTCGCCGCGGCATCCGTGTCGCTCGTGGCGGCTCCGCCGATCACGCCGCGCAGGAACCACCGCGGACCGTCCACACCGACGAAACGGGCCAGGCGCTTGCCGGTGCCGTCGGCGCCCGCGACGACGGGGACCTCCGCGAGGAGCTCGGGCCCCAGCGGTCCCTCGCGCTCTTCGACGCGGCCGCCCTGCTGGCGGACCTGCTGGCGGATCTGCTCACGCGTCTCGGTCCACAGGCCGGCGGTGCGCGGGGCTGCGAACGGCTGCACCTGCAGCGTCGAGTCGGCGTAGTCCAGGCCCACCGCCACGATGCGCTTGGTCTGCTCCTCGACTTCGAGGCGGAGGTTCAATCCTTCGCGCGGCAGCACCTTGATGCCACCGAGGTCGATGTAGGGCCGGACCGGGTTGGCTTCGGACTCGTCGAACGGGCCGGCGCTGTCGCGGTCGGCAGGGGCTTCCTTGCCGACGGGGGCCTCGGGGGACAGATCGGTCATGCGCGGACCCCTTGGGTGCTCGAGTAGCCGGTGGACCCGAAGCCGCCTTCGCCGCGCGAGCTGTCGGGCAGCGTGTCGACGGGTAGGAAGCGCACCGGTGGAACCGGCATCACGATGAGCTGGGCGATCCGATCCCCCACCGCTACGTCGAACGCCTCGCGTGCGTCGGTGTTGAGGAGGGAGACCTTGATCTCGCCGCGGTAGCCGGCGTCGACCGTGCCGGGTGCGTTGACGATGGTGATGCCGTGCTTGGCGGCCAGGCCGCTGCGCGGCACGACGAATGCGACGTGGCCGTCCGGAAGGGCGATGCGGACGCCGGTGCCCACGAGGGCGCGCTCCCCCGGCTCCAGCCGCACGGCCTCGGCCGCGGTGAGGTCGGCGCCGGCGTCACCGGGGTGCGCGTACACGGGAGCCGCGGCGGCGATAATGGGGACGTCGACGGTATCGGTCACCCCATGAGGGTAATGCAGATGGGAAGGTGCAGCATCCGCGGTGCAATCACTTATCGCGAGCGGCTGAGCCCCTCCCTGTGGGTTCTCGTCGCGGCGGCCGTGTGCGGTCCGATGGCCGCTCTCGTGCTGACCCCGGTGGATCGCACGGTCGCGCTGATCGTGGGGGCGATCGTGGGGATCGGCATCGTCGTGGGCCTGATCGCCCTGTCGCCGGTCGTCGAGGTGCGGGAGGGCGTGCTGCACGCCGGGCCCGCCCGCATCGACGCGGACCTGCTGGGCGAGCCGGTCCCGGCGACGGGCGAGGAGGCGCGGCAGGCGCGGGGGGCTCTGATCGACCGGAGGTCGTGGATGCTGCTTCGGGGCGGGATCGATGGGGTGGTCACGGTGCCCGTGACCGACCCGGACGACCCCACTCCGGCGTGGGTGATCTCCACGCGCACGCCGGAGCGGTTGTCTGCGGCGATCCGCCGCGCTCAGGTCAGGCCGCGCACTCCCGGCAGATAGGGCCGGAGCCGCCGTCGTGGTCGAGCTGCGAGCGGTGCTTCACGAGGAAGCAGTTGGAGCAGGTGAACTCGTCCTCCTGCGGCGGGAGGACGACGACGTCGAGCTCGACGTCGGAGAGGTCGGCCCCGGGCAGTTCGAAGCCCGAGGGGTTGTCGGCATCCTCGACGTCGATCGCGCCGGAGGTCTTGTCCGGGACGCGCTCCTTCAGGGCCTCGATCGACTCGCTGTCGTCCTCGGTCTTGCGGGGTGCGTCGTAATCGGTCGCCATGCGTGAACGTCTCTTCTTTCAGGGGGTGGAACAGGGGGGTGCCGTGCCCGATCGGGCGGCCATAGTTTGCATGACGGCCCGTCGTTTCGCAAATGCGCACAGCCGTGACGGCATCGTCGTCATCAAGGGAACACCGGCAAAACGCGCGGCGCGCCCGCGATATTCCCGGCCTCGGGCGATGGCTGTGTCAGCATGGGCGCTGACCGCAGATCGAAGGGGTGTTTCGCATGGAACAGCTCAAAGTCATCGGCACCGAGGAGAATTTCCTGGTCCTGGCGACGGAGTCCGGTGAGAGGTTCACTCTCGCCGTCGACGAGGTGCTGCGCGGCGAGATGCGCCGAGCGCGGCGCGAACGCACGGCAGAGGACCGAGGCCCACGCCCCAGTCCCCGCGAGGTGCAGGCGCACATCCGCGCCGGCATGTCGGCCCCCGAGGTCGCCGCCCTCATGGGCGCACGCCTGGAGGACGTCGTGAAGTTCGAGCGGCCGGTGCTCGCCGAGCGCGAGCACGTCGTCGGTCAGGCCCTCGCCGTCCCCGTGCTCCTGGGGGGCGAGCTCGAACACGAGCACGTCACCTTCGGTGCGGCCGTCCGCGCCAAGCTCGCCGAGGCTCACGCCACGGGCGAGCGGTGGACCAGCTGGAAGGAATCGACCGGCTGGGTGGTCAAGCTCGAGTTCACCGCGAACGCCATCGACCACGACGCGCGCTGGGGTTTCGACCCCCGCCGCAGCACGCTCTCGCCGCAGAACGCCGACGCGATCCAGCTCTCGCGTCAGGGTTCCCTGCCCGAGGGGCTCATCCCCCGCCTGCGGGCGCTGGACGTGCCCCTGGCCAAGGATGACACCCGCTTCGACAGCGGGGCGTTCGGGCCCCGCCGCATCGAGCAGCACGACACCGAGCCGGTGCCGGAGGCTGCTGCGCCGCCTCATGCGACGCAGGACGCCGCCCGTCGCGCGCCGGATGCCTCGGTCACCTCGACCGAGACCGCCGATCTGCTCGAGGCGCTCCGTCGCCGACGCGGACAGCGTGAACCCCTGCCGGGCACCGAGACCGAGCCGCAGCGGACGTCGGCGCCCGTGGCACTGTTCGATGCGCTGGAGCCGGGCTACGACGGATCGGGTTCCTCTCCCGACACGGAGGCATCCGCCACCCCGGCACCCTCGTCCGATTCGGGCGGCCGCCGCCGGGGCCGCACGTCGATGCCGTCATGGGACGAGATCGTCTTCGGAGCGCGCGGCGACGAGAGCTGACCGCTCAGGCGAACGCGCCCAGCCGCAGCAGCGGCACGATCCGCTCCTCGACCGTGAGCGACCCGTGCTGCCCGACCATGCGCTGCGACGCCTTGTCGGGTTCGCGGTCGTCGTAATAGGCGACCGCCGCGCGTGCGGCCACCAGCACGTCCCCGAGTCGCTCGGTGACCTCGGCGTCGACGCGCCCGAACAGACCGGCCTCCACGGCCTCGGCCCTGGTGAGGACCCAGGCCCTGCTGGATTCCGCCGCCGCCCACGCCGCGTGCACGTCCGCGGCACGGCCCGGCTCGGCGTACAGGTGCAGCATCCGGGGCTCGCCCCCGACCATGGCGACGCCGTCCCACAGGGGTGAGTCCTCGCCGAAGAGCAGCCGGCGGTGCGCGGGCACGTCGACCATGCCGTGGTCGGCGGTGATGAGCGCGCCGTCGGCGGGGTCGAGGGCCGCCGAGAAGCGTGCGGCCGCGGCATCCACCCGCTCCAGCGCGGACGACCACTGATCCGACTCCCACCCGTGACGGTGCCCGACGCTGTCGAGGTCGGGCGCGTACAGGTACACCAGGGCGCCGGGATGCTCCGCCGCCACGCGCGCGGCCGTCTCGACGCGGTCGCCCAGGTCGTCGACGCCGAAGATGTCCGCCCCGCGCATCGTCGCCGCGGTGAACCCCGTGCCGCGGTACTCCGAACGCGTCACGACGAACGTGGGGCGTCCCAGCTCCTTCTCACGCTCGAGGATCGGCGTCGAGCGCTGCCACGTGAGGGGATCGAGGCCGTCCGTCTCCCATCCGCGCAGCTGGTTGGGAGCCGTGGCGGTGCCGGGTACGCGCACGCGATAGCCCACGATCCCGTGCTGCCCGGGATCCGTTCCCGTCAGCAGGCTCGTGAGAGCGGCCGCCGTCGTGGAGGGGAAGACCGTCCGCGCGACGGCGCTGCGCGAAGACAGCGACGACAGGAAACGCGCGTGGCCGCGCCGACCGGCGAGGTTGGCGGCGCCGAGCCCGTCGATCACGAACACGATGGCGCTGCGGGCAGGTGGCAGGAACTCGGATGCGCCGCCCAGTGCGGCCAGCGCATCGGTCAGCACACCGGTGAGGCTCCGGGCTCGCGGCGGGTACGCCGGTAGGCTGAGAGACATCCGGGCCAGTCTCGCACAGGCGGGCGGCCCCCCGTCGAGGCGCAACCGCCTCGCCCGACTCCGCCGACCCGAGGCCC
Coding sequences within:
- the sepH gene encoding septation protein SepH, whose amino-acid sequence is MEQLKVIGTEENFLVLATESGERFTLAVDEVLRGEMRRARRERTAEDRGPRPSPREVQAHIRAGMSAPEVAALMGARLEDVVKFERPVLAEREHVVGQALAVPVLLGGELEHEHVTFGAAVRAKLAEAHATGERWTSWKESTGWVVKLEFTANAIDHDARWGFDPRRSTLSPQNADAIQLSRQGSLPEGLIPRLRALDVPLAKDDTRFDSGAFGPRRIEQHDTEPVPEAAAPPHATQDAARRAPDASVTSTETADLLEALRRRRGQREPLPGTETEPQRTSAPVALFDALEPGYDGSGSSPDTEASATPAPSSDSGGRRRGRTSMPSWDEIVFGARGDES
- a CDS encoding alkaline phosphatase family protein, whose amino-acid sequence is MSLSLPAYPPRARSLTGVLTDALAALGGASEFLPPARSAIVFVIDGLGAANLAGRRGHARFLSSLSSRSAVARTVFPSTTAAALTSLLTGTDPGQHGIVGYRVRVPGTATAPNQLRGWETDGLDPLTWQRSTPILEREKELGRPTFVVTRSEYRGTGFTAATMRGADIFGVDDLGDRVETAARVAAEHPGALVYLYAPDLDSVGHRHGWESDQWSSALERVDAAAARFSAALDPADGALITADHGMVDVPAHRRLLFGEDSPLWDGVAMVGGEPRMLHLYAEPGRAADVHAAWAAAESSRAWVLTRAEAVEAGLFGRVDAEVTERLGDVLVAARAAVAYYDDREPDKASQRMVGQHGSLTVEERIVPLLRLGAFA